Proteins encoded in a region of the Teredinibacter purpureus genome:
- a CDS encoding PepSY-associated TM helix domain-containing protein yields the protein MKTILNNPKSLLHWHNALGWWGLAAITIWVLSGAAHPIMSWLGPKAENFFPPSMTVDGQQLGRVTNLISTTGVLNNARVVKVVPSEKGPLLQVTTDDYAPRQYYSLASGNKLNNFDGEQAKWLASYYTGRPVSDIASIQFQTNFDDSYPWVNRLLPVYNVHFSGEDSLRIFIHTETSAMAGLNNELKASMQWFFQHAHTFKWLNGFEYGRLIIMSLFMLCLIGTAVLGLLLVFALKSRKIKSGSRRYHRWLGYVLWLPLLAWSASGFYHLLQSSLVDKPAGMRLNTPFNAPSMEALTPHVNLPESLSDHHINSISLVRDENALFYRLSISAASDVNVSRTQRYTGMPTEKRAVFIDATTGLISDAQNDQHYAQNLAANFAGISTDKVGASSMITRFGTGYDFRNKRLPVWKVEINDADNTWLFIDPITGILVDQSESIARVEEWSFTFLHKWNFLTPFTGRMVRDILIVVCLSFLLAISYFGAKLLLSRSRREKNTLNPSA from the coding sequence ATGAAAACGATACTCAATAATCCAAAATCACTTTTACATTGGCATAACGCGTTGGGATGGTGGGGTTTAGCGGCTATTACTATCTGGGTGTTAAGCGGCGCAGCGCACCCCATAATGAGTTGGCTTGGCCCTAAAGCAGAAAACTTTTTTCCCCCATCAATGACCGTTGACGGGCAACAACTCGGGCGCGTAACCAACTTGATCTCGACCACAGGGGTTCTAAATAACGCGCGTGTCGTAAAAGTGGTTCCTTCTGAAAAAGGCCCGTTATTACAGGTAACAACTGACGACTACGCACCACGCCAATATTACAGCCTTGCGTCGGGCAACAAATTAAATAATTTTGATGGCGAGCAAGCCAAATGGTTAGCGAGTTATTATACCGGCCGTCCAGTATCAGACATTGCGAGTATTCAATTTCAAACGAATTTTGATGACAGCTACCCTTGGGTAAACCGTTTACTACCTGTCTATAACGTTCACTTTAGCGGCGAAGATTCTCTGCGAATATTCATTCATACTGAAACATCAGCAATGGCCGGTTTAAATAACGAACTCAAAGCCTCCATGCAGTGGTTTTTCCAGCATGCCCATACATTTAAATGGTTAAACGGATTTGAGTACGGCCGGCTCATTATCATGTCACTTTTCATGCTGTGCTTAATTGGCACCGCCGTACTAGGTTTACTCTTAGTATTCGCGCTTAAATCTCGAAAGATTAAAAGTGGAAGTCGCCGGTACCATCGGTGGCTTGGCTACGTTTTATGGCTTCCTCTTCTAGCGTGGTCGGCCAGTGGGTTCTACCATTTATTGCAATCATCATTAGTGGATAAGCCTGCGGGCATGCGCTTAAACACACCGTTTAATGCACCTTCGATGGAAGCACTCACACCCCACGTCAACTTACCTGAATCACTAAGCGATCATCACATCAATAGCATTTCTCTGGTACGAGACGAAAATGCGCTGTTTTATCGGCTGAGTATTTCAGCCGCGTCAGACGTCAATGTATCGCGCACACAGCGCTATACCGGAATGCCTACCGAAAAACGGGCGGTATTTATTGATGCGACCACAGGGTTAATCTCCGACGCCCAAAATGATCAACATTACGCCCAAAACCTGGCGGCGAATTTTGCCGGTATCAGTACCGATAAGGTTGGTGCAAGTTCGATGATTACTCGATTTGGCACTGGTTACGATTTCCGCAATAAGCGCCTTCCCGTGTGGAAGGTAGAGATTAACGATGCCGACAACACATGGCTTTTTATCGACCCTATTACGGGTATTCTCGTTGACCAAAGCGAATCTATTGCGCGGGTAGAGGAGTGGTCTTTCACTTTTTTACATAAATGGAATTTCCTCACGCCTTTTACTGGCCGTATGGTGAGAGACATCCTAATCGTCGTCTGTTTAAGCTTTTTATTAGCCATTAGCTATTTTGGCGCAAAGCTGTTGCTGAGCCGATCTAGACGAGAAAAAAATACACTTAATCCTAGCGCCTAA
- a CDS encoding polyprenyl synthetase family protein — translation MQSFHEVVQNDFESVNRLIIDQLHSDVALVENIGHYIVDAGGKRLRPLLVLLMANALNYKGQQHIDLAAIIEFIHTATLLHDDVVDVSSLRRGRPTANAEWGNAPSVLVGDFLYSRSFQMMVAIGNMDIMAILSDTTNIISEGEVQQLVNARNPDVTEDNYLTVIHKKTAALFEAACEIGAVIAGANAQQRAQARQIGYHLGVAFQLIDDALDYEGNAEELGKNVGDDLAEGKPTLPLIHAIANGTSEEAELVKQSIRDGDINKLQQIITIVQQRGGLEYTKECARNHAEKAQALIANLSATPYQSALADLTRFSVERSN, via the coding sequence ATGCAGTCCTTCCACGAAGTGGTGCAAAACGACTTTGAATCCGTCAACCGGCTCATTATTGACCAGCTACACTCTGACGTGGCGCTGGTAGAAAATATTGGACACTACATTGTTGACGCTGGTGGCAAACGTTTGCGCCCGCTACTCGTCCTATTAATGGCCAATGCACTCAACTACAAAGGTCAACAACACATTGATCTAGCCGCCATTATTGAGTTTATTCATACCGCAACACTACTGCACGATGATGTTGTCGACGTATCCTCTCTTCGTCGAGGGCGCCCGACCGCCAATGCAGAATGGGGTAACGCTCCCAGTGTATTGGTCGGTGACTTCCTATACTCTCGATCCTTTCAGATGATGGTCGCCATTGGCAACATGGATATTATGGCCATATTGTCTGACACCACTAATATCATCTCTGAAGGTGAAGTGCAGCAGCTCGTCAACGCTAGAAATCCAGACGTAACGGAAGACAACTATCTCACCGTCATTCACAAGAAGACAGCAGCCTTGTTCGAGGCGGCCTGTGAAATAGGTGCCGTTATTGCCGGTGCAAATGCCCAGCAACGCGCGCAAGCACGGCAAATTGGCTACCATTTAGGCGTCGCCTTTCAGCTTATTGATGACGCGTTAGATTACGAAGGAAATGCCGAAGAACTCGGCAAGAATGTGGGTGACGATTTAGCCGAGGGCAAACCCACCCTGCCATTAATTCACGCTATCGCCAACGGCACGTCAGAAGAAGCTGAATTGGTAAAACAAAGCATTCGCGATGGCGATATCAACAAACTGCAACAAATTATCACTATCGTGCAGCAGCGCGGTGGTTTGGAGTACACCAAAGAGTGTGCCCGCAACCATGCCGAGAAGGCTCAAGCACTCATTGCTAACCTTTCGGCCACACCTTACCAGTCCGCTTTAGCGGATCTCACACGCTTCTCGGTAGAGCGCAGCAACTAA
- a CDS encoding TonB-dependent receptor, producing the protein MIDSKQKKITYLLLSLCSAISANTFADARNDSGSLEEQVFVTSTREVKTIANLSESVGVLTEETLKQVSPSHPAEALNRIAGVHINNLGGEGHMTSIRQPITTAGVYLFLEDGIPTRPTGFFNHNGLYEINIPQSSRVEVIKGPASALYGSDAIGGVINVLTRTSPDDTEFALNGEAGSFGWQRALLSGGSNLGNNSGFRVDYNTTQNDGFRDEAAYDRQSLSARFDSELSEKLSLKVIGAYSEINQSGVSALEEDDYNNNTEINFYHSDIGFREVEASRLSAEFNYAASNNHLFTLTPFYRDNHMVMMPSWMVSYDPNIRDYAFESFGALAKYRYKFADDTGEFIVGFDIDSTPSDYKEEAITTTQEGEFYTAYTRTGELSYDFESTQTSKSPYLHAEFQVTDKWRVNAGVRYDKFEVDYTNHLPGNPADYSHRRPDSQILSYNNTSPKFGATYQHSDTHSFYLSHRYAFRAPTVGALFRPGSSQSSTELQPVKSTSSEIGMRGRIADNISYDIALYDMAVTDDIVSIIDDDTRRTVNAGETEHKGIEVGFDWRFSPEWQLGLSYTQTDQNYKDFSYVFFSRDCFCNQQINFSGNQVAKAPSNLGNLRLEYTPEALAKLRVELEWMSVGDYYTDQTNTQQYAGHNLVNVRANYTLSTAFNLYARISNATDELYSTYTSNQVNDPDLSYRPGNPRALYAGFNWSF; encoded by the coding sequence ATGATCGATTCAAAACAAAAAAAAATAACGTACCTTCTTCTATCCCTTTGCTCAGCGATAAGTGCCAATACCTTCGCTGACGCCCGCAACGATAGCGGCTCACTGGAAGAACAAGTCTTTGTTACTTCCACACGAGAAGTTAAAACTATTGCCAACCTTTCAGAATCCGTTGGTGTATTGACAGAAGAAACCTTAAAGCAGGTGTCCCCCTCTCACCCAGCAGAAGCACTCAACCGCATCGCTGGAGTGCACATTAACAATCTTGGCGGCGAAGGGCATATGACATCCATTCGACAGCCCATTACCACTGCTGGCGTGTATCTTTTTCTAGAAGATGGCATACCTACACGCCCCACTGGGTTCTTCAATCATAATGGCTTATACGAAATTAATATTCCACAAAGCAGCCGCGTTGAAGTAATCAAAGGCCCAGCTTCAGCTCTCTATGGCAGTGATGCCATCGGTGGCGTTATTAACGTACTAACTCGCACAAGCCCAGACGATACGGAATTCGCCCTTAACGGTGAAGCCGGTTCATTCGGATGGCAGCGCGCGCTACTTTCGGGCGGCAGCAATCTAGGCAATAACAGCGGCTTTCGAGTTGATTATAATACCACTCAAAACGACGGCTTTCGTGATGAAGCCGCTTATGACAGGCAATCGTTAAGTGCCCGCTTTGACAGTGAACTTAGCGAAAAACTTTCGCTAAAAGTCATTGGCGCCTACTCCGAAATCAATCAATCAGGAGTCTCGGCTTTAGAAGAAGATGACTACAACAATAACACCGAGATTAACTTTTATCACAGCGATATTGGTTTTAGAGAAGTGGAAGCCTCTCGACTTTCTGCCGAATTTAATTACGCGGCTAGCAACAACCATTTATTCACATTAACGCCTTTTTATCGCGACAACCATATGGTGATGATGCCCAGTTGGATGGTTAGTTATGACCCGAATATCCGAGACTACGCTTTCGAAAGTTTTGGGGCACTGGCAAAATACCGTTATAAATTTGCAGACGATACTGGCGAATTCATTGTCGGTTTCGATATTGATTCCACCCCTTCAGACTACAAAGAAGAAGCCATTACCACCACACAAGAGGGCGAATTTTATACGGCTTACACCCGCACGGGTGAGCTAAGCTATGATTTTGAATCTACCCAAACCTCTAAGTCGCCTTACCTCCACGCGGAATTTCAAGTTACCGACAAATGGCGAGTAAACGCTGGCGTGAGGTACGATAAGTTTGAAGTCGATTATACCAATCATTTACCGGGCAACCCTGCGGATTATTCCCATCGTCGCCCCGACAGCCAAATATTAAGTTATAACAACACTAGCCCCAAATTTGGCGCAACATACCAACATTCCGACACTCATTCCTTTTACTTAAGCCACCGTTACGCGTTTAGAGCGCCGACCGTAGGGGCTCTTTTTAGACCGGGCTCATCACAAAGTAGCACCGAGCTTCAACCTGTAAAAAGTACAAGCTCAGAAATTGGGATGCGCGGCCGCATAGCCGATAACATTAGTTATGACATTGCACTTTACGATATGGCCGTTACCGACGACATTGTATCTATAATTGATGATGACACTCGACGCACCGTAAACGCTGGCGAAACCGAACACAAAGGCATTGAAGTTGGGTTTGATTGGCGCTTTTCACCCGAGTGGCAACTAGGCCTTTCTTACACCCAAACAGATCAAAATTACAAAGATTTCAGTTATGTATTTTTCTCCCGAGACTGTTTTTGCAATCAGCAAATTAATTTTTCGGGAAACCAAGTGGCAAAAGCGCCCAGCAATTTAGGCAACCTCCGCCTGGAATACACCCCCGAAGCGCTCGCTAAATTACGAGTAGAACTAGAATGGATGAGCGTAGGCGACTACTACACCGACCAGACGAATACCCAACAATACGCTGGCCATAACCTCGTTAACGTGAGAGCAAACTATACGCTTAGCACTGCATTCAACCTGTACGCTCGCATCTCGAACGCAACGGATGAACTCTACTCCACTTATACCTCTAACCAGGTAAACGATCCCGACCTCAGCTACCGCCCTGGGAACCCACGCGCACTCTATGCAGGCTTTAACTGGAGCTTCTAG
- a CDS encoding DUF748 domain-containing protein codes for MVINVYIKRLARALIRAASIGIVFYSVVVVCVWLVSPYAVRSLGADFLSPLGVKLSEDSTVRLNLFTSKVNIKGAVSLNTGEQTLVVEQLEVAYGFLRLFSREIRIREVLLTDAQLSIELHKDDTTVGGVLLSRLSGREPDTNTSVPNDTALPFSVVVDTVSFKNVSFNLKTGAASHRVELPWFSLTDTYFNNAGLRTKIAGRVELGEGGLLLTAQLSTDSEQDDVATLAAALKVSDLDLTVLRPYLGQGLVVESGLLDMDVTMGAQLSAAESKIVVGPSSLAVSKVQVTTGLQQFSLDALQLDVTSVTLEQTQQPSVLVYDASVAQVKSFGFKMTDVSPGALLPKVLVEALNVSGIEASLDGITVDQVSIYSPLLDIVLHPAPVEGKDTLAPAVDTEVAPVIPSDTAQDMLLANNNADDTSEVGSQEALMSLLLRELRLAAPGRINFEDQRQKNSFVMPLTLDVLDVENVDTANPGANTVFTVAGHEGDYFSFNIAGAAQPFAEKKSFNVEGEIKEFSLPKVNMYTKQFLAFSVDRGVLFSDFKMVADNNQLDGTLNLNLKGPVFTSVEEVDALSVVDQTSLPLNLALNYLKDKRGDIHLKIPVKGDLTSPDVSVRHIINIAMRKAAMKQVESYLIKTFIPYSNVLAVARVVGAEALKVRFKPLLFPVGETAITRDQHGYLSQMADLLRKKPTLRLNACSFALPSEAATLAEQRALAEARSESFKAYLVKQEGIASERLLLCAPKVDKRATASPRIEIGE; via the coding sequence TTGGTTATAAATGTATACATAAAGCGGTTGGCCCGCGCGTTAATTAGGGCGGCCTCTATTGGCATCGTATTTTATAGTGTGGTTGTGGTGTGTGTGTGGTTGGTATCCCCCTATGCTGTCCGTTCCCTGGGTGCCGATTTTCTCTCCCCGCTTGGGGTTAAGCTGTCAGAGGATTCGACCGTAAGGCTTAATTTATTCACATCAAAAGTGAATATTAAAGGCGCTGTTAGCCTAAATACGGGTGAACAGACGTTGGTCGTTGAGCAGCTTGAGGTGGCTTATGGGTTTTTGCGATTATTTTCTCGAGAAATTCGTATTAGGGAGGTGTTGTTAACGGATGCTCAATTGTCTATCGAGCTACATAAAGATGACACTACCGTTGGAGGCGTTTTGCTCAGTCGCCTATCAGGTCGTGAGCCCGACACGAATACAAGCGTACCTAACGATACCGCTTTACCCTTCTCTGTGGTGGTTGATACCGTTTCGTTTAAGAATGTCAGTTTTAACCTTAAAACGGGCGCGGCCTCTCATCGTGTGGAGCTGCCGTGGTTTTCTCTGACTGACACCTATTTTAATAATGCGGGCCTGCGAACAAAGATTGCCGGACGCGTAGAGTTGGGCGAGGGAGGGCTTTTATTGACGGCTCAACTATCAACGGATAGCGAGCAGGACGACGTTGCAACCTTGGCGGCGGCGTTAAAGGTGAGTGATTTAGATTTAACCGTTCTTCGTCCTTATTTGGGTCAAGGGCTTGTTGTTGAGAGTGGGCTGCTCGACATGGACGTTACGATGGGCGCACAGTTATCGGCTGCGGAGTCAAAAATTGTAGTAGGGCCATCGTCGCTGGCCGTGAGTAAGGTGCAAGTGACGACAGGTTTACAGCAGTTCTCATTAGACGCTCTACAGCTGGATGTGACCTCGGTTACGCTAGAGCAAACTCAGCAGCCTTCCGTCTTGGTGTATGACGCCAGTGTTGCGCAGGTAAAGAGCTTCGGATTTAAAATGACGGACGTATCACCGGGCGCTTTATTGCCTAAGGTTTTGGTCGAAGCGTTGAACGTAAGCGGTATAGAGGCGTCATTAGACGGTATAACGGTTGACCAAGTGAGCATTTATTCACCCTTGCTTGATATTGTTCTTCATCCAGCACCTGTTGAAGGGAAGGATACTTTAGCGCCTGCCGTCGATACGGAGGTGGCTCCAGTTATTCCGAGTGATACGGCTCAGGATATGTTGTTAGCGAATAACAATGCTGATGACACTAGTGAAGTGGGTTCGCAGGAAGCTTTAATGTCGTTGCTGCTTCGCGAGCTTCGTTTAGCCGCGCCGGGGCGAATTAATTTTGAGGATCAACGCCAGAAAAATTCATTCGTAATGCCGTTAACGCTGGATGTGCTGGATGTGGAAAATGTAGACACCGCGAACCCCGGTGCTAATACCGTATTTACGGTCGCGGGCCATGAGGGCGACTACTTCTCTTTTAACATTGCGGGTGCGGCACAGCCTTTCGCGGAGAAAAAAAGTTTTAATGTGGAAGGTGAAATAAAAGAATTTTCGTTGCCGAAAGTAAATATGTATACCAAGCAATTTTTAGCGTTTAGCGTTGATCGTGGCGTGTTATTCAGTGACTTCAAGATGGTTGCCGACAACAATCAGTTAGATGGCACGCTCAATCTTAACCTGAAGGGGCCCGTTTTTACGTCTGTGGAAGAAGTGGATGCTTTAAGCGTTGTCGATCAAACTTCGCTGCCTTTGAATTTGGCGCTCAATTATTTAAAAGATAAGCGTGGTGATATTCATTTAAAAATACCGGTAAAAGGCGATTTGACTTCGCCGGATGTAAGTGTTCGCCACATTATCAATATTGCGATGCGCAAAGCGGCTATGAAACAGGTAGAAAGCTATTTAATTAAAACGTTTATTCCTTACAGTAACGTGTTGGCCGTCGCTCGAGTGGTCGGGGCGGAGGCCTTAAAAGTTCGGTTTAAGCCTTTACTTTTTCCCGTAGGCGAGACGGCTATTACACGTGATCAGCATGGCTACCTTAGCCAGATGGCGGATTTAC